The genomic window AAAGTCAAAAGAATGGGATTAAACTTCTAAAAAACTATGTTGATTATACCGGCAATTGATATCAGAGGCGGTAATTGCGTAATGCTTTCACAGGGCAAACTTGAAGCAGAAACGGTTTACTCAAAAGACCCGGTTTTTATTGCAAAAATGTTCGCTATGCAGGGTGCAAAACGATTGCATATAATTGACCTTGATGGTGCATTTGCAGGAGTCCCGCAAAATTTGTCAGTGCTTGCAAAAATTCGGCAGGCAGTGAATATAGAACTTGAATTTGGCGGCGGTATCAGAAAAATTGAGACGATAGAAAAAATTGTAAATATGGGGGTTGATAAAGTAATACTTGGAACACTCGCTGTGTTTAATCCCGATATTGTGAAAGAAGCAGTTAAAAAATTTAACGAAAAAATTATTGTTGCAATAGATGTTTTGGATGAAAAAATCGCAATCGGTGGTTGGAAAGAAGTCACTCAATACAATGCACTGGAATTCGCAAATAATATGAAAGAAATCGGTGTAAAAGAAATCATAACTACTGATATAAAAAAAGATGGGATGCTGGAAGGACCTAATATAGATGGTATAAAGAAAATATGCAAAAGTGAGTTGGCAGTGATTGCGTCAGGCGGTATTTCAACAATTGACGATGTAAAAAAAATATCTAAACTTGAAAGGTCTGGTGTGTCTGGAATGATTGTCGGTAAAGCAGTCTATACTGGTTCAATAAAATTAGAAGAAGCCATAAAAGAAACGCAAAACAGGAAATAACCAGACAGGATATTAGTCAATTCTGGTATTATCTTAAGAATTCAGAATATAAAGTGGGATATCTACTAAATTTTGGTGCTTCAGGTGGCGTTCAAATAATACGCTGAATTTACGATACAGCCAGAGAAATGCAAAAATAACACAAAACTAAAACGCAGAACTAACGCAAAACATTTGGCGTAAGTTTCGCGTATTAAGTTTAGCGTTTGTTTCGCGATTTATGCTCA from Elusimicrobiota bacterium includes these protein-coding regions:
- the hisA gene encoding 1-(5-phosphoribosyl)-5-[(5-phosphoribosylamino)methylideneamino]imidazole-4-carboxamide isomerase, which codes for MLIIPAIDIRGGNCVMLSQGKLEAETVYSKDPVFIAKMFAMQGAKRLHIIDLDGAFAGVPQNLSVLAKIRQAVNIELEFGGGIRKIETIEKIVNMGVDKVILGTLAVFNPDIVKEAVKKFNEKIIVAIDVLDEKIAIGGWKEVTQYNALEFANNMKEIGVKEIITTDIKKDGMLEGPNIDGIKKICKSELAVIASGGISTIDDVKKISKLERSGVSGMIVGKAVYTGSIKLEEAIKETQNRK